One Desulforegula conservatrix Mb1Pa genomic window, ATGAGCACCTTTTCCTGCCGAGTTGATGGACTCAATCAGGGCAGCGTGGAAAGATTCCGGCGGCTCAAGGTTTGGATTTCCAAGGCTGAAATCAAATACATTTTCAGCTCCGTAAATTCCTTTCAGTCTTGCGCCTTCCTCGAACATCTTTCTTATCCATGAGGCACGACCTATAAAATCCTCTATCTTCTTTGAAATTGTCATAAAAGGCTCCTGTATATTATTTAAGATATTATCTAACAGTTCAGTATTTTGTATATTTTTGCCTTAAAGCAAATATAAGCTTTAAAAATAAATTTTGCGCTATCAAAGCCTTGGTGCGCAAGCCCTGCGGCTTGAACACCCTACGACCAATTAATTTCAGATCGTAGATTTTTGATTTTAAAATCCTGTCAACTACAATCAAAAATCCAAACTAAAAAACCAATAAAGTTTTTTGCGGAGCTTTTTTACAAAAAAGCGACCCGCCGGAGGCATTTTTGATTTCTGATTGGTGATTTTTGAAATATTGACCTATTTCCATCATTCATAAATCCAAATTCTAAAATCCTGATGTCTGATTACGAGCAAAGGACGCTCTAATCAGACCCACGAACCGGCCTTTGTCCATACAAGGCAAAAACATCAACTATAAGACTCAACTTCTCTTAGCATAGAATTCTTTTCTAAAGGCATCATACCTGTCTTCACGGATTGCCGACCTTATTTCCTTCATTAGATTAAGATAATAATGAAGGTTGTGAATGGTGTTGAGCCTGTAGGCCATAAGCTCCCGTGATTTATAAAGATGCCTCAGATAAGACCTCGAATAGTTTCTGCATGTGTAGCATCCGCAGTTTTCATCGACAGGTGAATTATCCAGAGTATGACAGGCATTAGAGATATTAACTGCTCCAAAAGAAGTGAAGAGCTTGCCATTCCTAGCATTTCTGGTTGGCATCACGCAATCGAACATGTCAGCGCCGAGGCCCACAAGATCGACAAGGTCCTCCGGAGTGCCTACTCCCATTATATATTTTGGCTTGTCGTATGGAAGAAGCGGAATGGTGTGATCAGCCATCTCAAGCATCGTGTTTTTTGGTTCTCCGACGCTTAATCCGCCGATTGCATAACCTGGAAAATCAAGCTCCCCGAGCTGCATTGCCGACTCTTTTCTAAGATCAGGAAACATTCCACCCTGAACAATGCCAAACAGTGCATTATCCCTTTTCCTGTTTTCAGACCAGAATGTCCTGCACCTTGAAGCCCATCTCGTGGTCAGCTCAAGACCTTTTTTTGCGGCCTTATGATCAGCTGGATAAGGCAGACATTCATCGAGACACATGATTATATCGGAATCGAGGGATAGCTGAATTTCCACCGATTTTTCAGGAGAAAAAAAATGGCGGGAACCATCTATGTGGGACTGAAAAGCAACGCCTTCTTCGGTGAATTTTGCGAGCTTGGCAAGGGAAAAAAACTGAAATCCGCCGCTGTCCGTGAGTATTGGCCTGTCCCATTTCATAAAATCATGCAGGCCGCCGAAAACATTCACGACATCCATTCCAGGCCTTAAATACAGGTGGTAAGTATTGCCCAAGATAATGGCAGCGCCGCAATCCTTAAGCTCTTCAACAGAAACAGCCTTGACTGATCCGGCTGTTCCCACAGGCATGAAAATAGGGGTCTCAATATCTCCCCTTTCTGTCTTAATTATTCCGCATCTTGCTCTTGTGTCTGATGATGCTGATAAAACTTCAAATGAAAACAATAAACACCTCAAAATCAGGTTATAAGCATGGCATCGCCATAGCTGAAAAATCTGTAATTCTCTCTTATAGCTTCCTGGTATGCTTCAAGTATGAAATCACGATCTGCAAAAGCAGAAACAAGCATCAAAAGAGTTGATTCAGGTAGATGAAAATTTGTCAAAATGGCATCAACAACCCTGAATCTGTATCCAGGATAAATAAAAATGTCGCAGTATCCGGACGAAGGCTTAAGAATCCCATTTTCTGAAGCTGCAAACTCGAGAGTTCTGACAGATGTAGTGCCAACAGCGACTATTCTTGAGCCGGAGGCTTTTGCGGTATTTATTATTTCAGCTGTCTCTGCGCTTATATCAAACCATTCGGAGTGCATTCTGTGATCCCTGATGTCATCACATCTAACAGGCACAAATGTTCCGTATCCGACGTGCAGGGTTATTTTTGCTATTCTGACTCCTTTTAGCTCGAGCCTTGACATCAATTCAGGGGTGAAATGAAGTCCTGCAGTAGGAGCAGCCACAGCTCCTTTATTTTTTGCGTACACGGTCTGATAGGAATCATGATCTTCGGAATCAGGAGCTTCATCCCTTTTGATATAAGGAGGAAGGGGAAGCTGACCGTTTTTTTCGAGTGCTTCGTCAATGGGAAGTCCGCTGTCGAATCTTACCCTGAAAATGCCTTCAGACCCATCTACAACTATTCCGAAAAAATCATGGTCAAAAATAATTTTGAGCCCTGGCTTTGCTCCTTTTGAAGCTTTTACAAGACACTGGCATTCAAACACGCCAGTTTCAGTGAAACTCTTCATGCCTGATGCATAGTCAAGGATAAGAACCTCGACCTTTCCGCCTGATTCCTTCTTTCCCAAAATACGTCCTGGAATTACTTTGGTATCATTTAGAACAAGCACATCACCGGATTTAAGTTTTCCCTCCAGATCAGTAAAGCCGTGGTGTGAAAAAGTCTTTTTATCCCTTTCAAGGTGTATCAGCCTTGAATGAATACGTTTCCCTGCCGGCTTGTGCGCTATCCTGTCATCAGGAAGATCGTAAAAATAATCAGAAAGTGAATACATAAAAAGCCTAGGAAAGAACGCACTTGCCGACATAAACCAGGGCAAGTCCTATAAACATGAGAAAAAACCCGAAAATCCGCAGCTGCTTGTCTGGCAAAATCAGCATTGCAGTCACAAATTTTTTCATTTTATCTGGAAAACCGAAGTAAGGAAGACCTTCGATTATCATTACCATTCCAATAACTGTCAGAAAAAACCCCACTTAGAGACTCCTGTATGAATTAAAAACCTTTATTTATATTATTCAGGTCTGTTTCTTGTCAAAGAAAAACATCATTTCCATCACCTGATATTTGTTCTGGAAGCTCTGACTACATTATAATAATGCCTTATTTCATGAGGTAAAATCCCTTGACTAAAAGAAAGGAATGGGAGAAAGTTTGTGTCTTTAATGGTTTTTATAGATTTTTTTTGTGGAGCTTTTTTACAAAAAGGCGACCCGCATGAGGCATTAGCGGCTACTAATACCATAGCATTTTCATTTTTTTGCGAATAAATACATTGATCCGGGAATAACATCCCCGAATCCAACAATCATAAATGTTTCAATGAGGTTACAATGGAATTTGAACCCGTAATAGGCCTTGAGGTTCACGCCCAGCTTAAAACTAAGACCAAGATTTTTTGCGGATGCTCCACTGAATTCGGTGCGCCGCCAAACAGCAACACTTGTCCTGTATGCCTTGGAATGCCTGGAGTTCTGCCTGTTCTTAATAAAACAGCTGCCGAATATGCCGTGCGCATGGCCCTTGCAACAGGTTGCACAATAAATAACAAAAGCAGATTCGCCAGAAAAAACTATTTCTACCCTGACCTTCCCAAAGGTTACCAGATTTCCCAGTATGAGCTTCCTGTTGCAGAGCATGGTCATGCGGATATAGTTCTCGAAGACGGCACAAAAAAACGTATCGGCATTACGAGAATCCACATGGAGGAAGATGCCGGGAAATCAAGCCATGATGCGATTCAGCCAATAAGCAGGGTTGATCTTAACAGAGCCGGAACTCCGCTAATTGAGATTGTAAGCGAGCCTGACATCAGAACCCCTGAAGAAGCTGGCGCATATCTTAAAACAATCAGAGCGATACTCAGATATCTTGATATTTGCGACGGAAACATGGAAGAAGGCAGTTTCAGATGCGACGCAAATGTTTCCGTCAGACCCAAAGGCCAGAAGGAGTTCGGCACAAGGACAGAGCTTAAAAACATAAACTCTTTCAAGTTTGTGGAAAAGGCAATCCAGTACGAGATAAACAGGCAGCAGGCTGTAATTCTTGACGGAGGAAAAATAGTCCAGGAAACAAGACTTTGGGATTCCGCTAAAAACAAAACCTTTTCCATGCGCGGGAAAGAAGATGCCCACGATTACAGGTATTTTCCAGATCCTGATCTTCCGCCGCTTGTTTTCAGCGCTGCTTTTATAAATGAAGTCAAGGCAGATCTTCCTGAACTTCCTGACCAGAAAAAAGCAAGATTCATCGAAGAATT contains:
- the tgt gene encoding tRNA guanosine(34) transglycosylase Tgt → MFSFEVLSASSDTRARCGIIKTERGDIETPIFMPVGTAGSVKAVSVEELKDCGAAIILGNTYHLYLRPGMDVVNVFGGLHDFMKWDRPILTDSGGFQFFSLAKLAKFTEEGVAFQSHIDGSRHFFSPEKSVEIQLSLDSDIIMCLDECLPYPADHKAAKKGLELTTRWASRCRTFWSENRKRDNALFGIVQGGMFPDLRKESAMQLGELDFPGYAIGGLSVGEPKNTMLEMADHTIPLLPYDKPKYIMGVGTPEDLVDLVGLGADMFDCVMPTRNARNGKLFTSFGAVNISNACHTLDNSPVDENCGCYTCRNYSRSYLRHLYKSRELMAYRLNTIHNLHYYLNLMKEIRSAIREDRYDAFRKEFYAKRS
- the queA gene encoding tRNA preQ1(34) S-adenosylmethionine ribosyltransferase-isomerase QueA, yielding MYSLSDYFYDLPDDRIAHKPAGKRIHSRLIHLERDKKTFSHHGFTDLEGKLKSGDVLVLNDTKVIPGRILGKKESGGKVEVLILDYASGMKSFTETGVFECQCLVKASKGAKPGLKIIFDHDFFGIVVDGSEGIFRVRFDSGLPIDEALEKNGQLPLPPYIKRDEAPDSEDHDSYQTVYAKNKGAVAAPTAGLHFTPELMSRLELKGVRIAKITLHVGYGTFVPVRCDDIRDHRMHSEWFDISAETAEIINTAKASGSRIVAVGTTSVRTLEFAASENGILKPSSGYCDIFIYPGYRFRVVDAILTNFHLPESTLLMLVSAFADRDFILEAYQEAIRENYRFFSYGDAMLIT
- a CDS encoding DUF2065 domain-containing protein, whose translation is MGFFLTVIGMVMIIEGLPYFGFPDKMKKFVTAMLILPDKQLRIFGFFLMFIGLALVYVGKCVLS
- the gatB gene encoding Asp-tRNA(Asn)/Glu-tRNA(Gln) amidotransferase subunit GatB, translated to MPESNNHKCFNEVTMEFEPVIGLEVHAQLKTKTKIFCGCSTEFGAPPNSNTCPVCLGMPGVLPVLNKTAAEYAVRMALATGCTINNKSRFARKNYFYPDLPKGYQISQYELPVAEHGHADIVLEDGTKKRIGITRIHMEEDAGKSSHDAIQPISRVDLNRAGTPLIEIVSEPDIRTPEEAGAYLKTIRAILRYLDICDGNMEEGSFRCDANVSVRPKGQKEFGTRTELKNINSFKFVEKAIQYEINRQQAVILDGGKIVQETRLWDSAKNKTFSMRGKEDAHDYRYFPDPDLPPLVFSAAFINEVKADLPELPDQKKARFIEEFGLPAYDADVLTSARETAEYFEICAKISGNAKLASNWIMGTLMRVLNDKNIEITESPVSAENLAKIIKLLDAGTINAKIAKSVFDEICENGGDPETIIKDKGLVQVSDTGAIEEAVDTVLKENPAEVEAYKAGKTKLISFFVGKIMKLMKGKANPAVVNQILEEKLK